From a single Shewanella denitrificans OS217 genomic region:
- a CDS encoding acyl-CoA desaturase has product MKNPPIIWLNTLLFALTLLGALVLVPWRGLAHGFDAIEWVAFVILAYASGLSITAGYHRLWSHKAYKAHPAMRFLFALGGALALQNSALHWSSDHRIHHKHVDNNDKDPYSAKLGFWYSHIGWMLREYQASRYSNYNNVRDLQNDRIVMWQHKHYLVLVILMNIGLPVFLGWLNGDILSMLLIAGLLRLVVVHHCTFFINSLAHIWGSQPYTDKNTARDNAFLALLTYGEGYHNFHHIFENDYRNGIKWWDYDPTKWLIKLLSWFGLAKDLRKVPQERIESARLQMQLLRVQNKVAHLPNYDEVVAKLEAEYELMKQHLIAYYQAKKALIEARAKPLAYQQLKSQVDELKANLLAQQQNWYALTASYR; this is encoded by the coding sequence ATGAAAAACCCCCCTATTATCTGGCTCAACACCCTCTTGTTTGCGCTCACCTTACTCGGTGCTCTGGTATTAGTACCCTGGCGTGGATTAGCTCATGGCTTCGATGCCATAGAGTGGGTCGCCTTTGTGATATTGGCTTATGCCAGTGGCCTTTCTATTACCGCGGGTTACCACAGACTCTGGTCACATAAAGCCTACAAGGCTCACCCTGCTATGCGCTTTTTATTTGCACTAGGTGGCGCATTGGCGTTACAAAACAGCGCATTACATTGGTCATCGGATCATCGGATTCACCACAAACATGTGGACAATAATGATAAAGATCCCTACTCAGCCAAGCTAGGCTTTTGGTACAGCCATATTGGCTGGATGCTACGCGAGTACCAAGCGAGCCGCTATAGTAACTACAATAACGTCCGTGACTTACAAAATGATCGCATCGTTATGTGGCAGCACAAACATTATCTCGTGTTAGTGATTCTGATGAACATCGGCTTGCCTGTTTTCTTAGGTTGGCTTAATGGTGATATCTTATCCATGCTATTGATTGCTGGTTTATTACGCCTAGTTGTAGTGCATCATTGCACTTTCTTCATTAATTCTTTGGCACACATTTGGGGCTCACAACCTTACACAGATAAAAATACCGCCCGTGACAATGCCTTCTTAGCTTTGCTCACTTATGGTGAGGGCTACCACAACTTTCACCATATTTTTGAGAACGACTATCGCAACGGTATTAAATGGTGGGATTACGACCCGACCAAGTGGTTAATCAAATTATTAAGTTGGTTTGGCTTGGCCAAAGATTTGCGCAAGGTGCCTCAAGAGCGCATCGAAAGTGCCCGCTTACAGATGCAGTTGCTCAGAGTACAGAACAAAGTCGCTCATCTGCCTAACTATGATGAAGTGGTGGCTAAGTTAGAAGCTGAGTATGAGCTAATGAAACAACATTTAATTGCATACTACCAAGCAAAAAAAGCGCTAATCGAAGCCAGAGCTAAACCGCTGGCCTACCAGCAGTTAAAATCCCAAGTTGACGAGCTTAAAGCCAACTTACTTGCCCAACAACAAAATTGGTACGCATTAACCGCAAGCTATCGATAA
- the cysQ gene encoding 3'(2'),5'-bisphosphate nucleotidase CysQ — protein MKPEDIIEAVIKIAQMGGIAIRNIFLQGEYDRELKSDNTPVTSADLASNEIICQQLALLTPDIPILSEEAADIPLSVRSQWQRYWLVDPLDGTGEFIAGSDDFSVIIALVENNRPVMGVVYAPMTQTCYYAMIGKGAFKRDHEGERQIHSKALTSFQSDRLRFAVSRRQDPFSVLNLFDSQADAELVIMGGAALKSCLVAEGKADCYVRLGPTGEWDTGAAQIIIQEAGGNLMDLTQQPLSYNLRESLENPNFMVVGSPQLGWGELFKI, from the coding sequence ATGAAGCCAGAAGACATCATTGAAGCCGTGATCAAGATTGCCCAAATGGGTGGCATTGCTATCCGTAATATTTTTTTACAGGGCGAGTATGATCGTGAATTGAAGTCTGATAACACGCCTGTGACATCGGCAGATTTAGCGTCGAATGAAATAATTTGCCAGCAATTGGCATTATTGACGCCAGACATTCCTATTCTGAGTGAAGAGGCGGCAGATATTCCTTTGAGTGTGCGTAGTCAATGGCAGCGTTATTGGCTGGTTGACCCTCTCGATGGCACTGGTGAGTTTATTGCTGGCAGTGATGATTTCTCGGTAATAATCGCCTTGGTCGAGAATAATCGCCCAGTTATGGGGGTGGTGTATGCGCCCATGACACAAACTTGCTATTACGCCATGATTGGGAAAGGCGCCTTCAAACGTGACCATGAGGGTGAAAGGCAGATCCACAGTAAAGCGCTGACATCCTTTCAAAGTGATAGGCTGCGTTTTGCTGTTAGTCGTAGGCAAGATCCCTTCTCAGTGTTGAATTTGTTTGACTCTCAAGCCGATGCAGAACTGGTTATCATGGGCGGTGCAGCCCTTAAAAGTTGCCTAGTGGCGGAAGGGAAAGCAGATTGCTATGTGCGTTTGGGACCCACGGGTGAATGGGATACAGGCGCTGCGCAGATCATTATTCAAGAAGCCGGCGGCAATTTAATGGATTTAACCCAGCAGCCATTAAGCTATAACCTACGTGAATCATTAGAAAACCCTAACTTCATGGTGGTGGGCAGTCCTCAACTTGGTTGGGGAGAGTTGTTTAAAATATAA
- the fabR gene encoding HTH-type transcriptional repressor FabR — protein MGVRAQQKEKTRRALVDAAFNQLSAERSFSSLSLREVAREAGIAPTSFYRHFKDMNELGLTMVDEGGLTLRQMMRKGRQRAEAGGSVIRISVDTFMEVLESNPNVFRILLHERSGTSAAFRAAVEREIEHFISELAHYTEANAKRNPLLARAQAEALVILVFNAGATALDLKRSERKLLADQLVLQLRMVATGAEALQHKMDSRG, from the coding sequence ATGGGTGTTAGAGCGCAGCAGAAAGAAAAAACCCGTCGCGCCTTGGTTGATGCAGCTTTTAATCAGCTCAGTGCAGAACGTAGCTTTTCCAGTTTGAGCCTTCGAGAAGTTGCAAGAGAAGCGGGTATAGCGCCGACCTCATTTTACCGCCACTTTAAAGACATGAACGAGCTTGGATTGACCATGGTCGACGAAGGCGGGTTAACCTTAAGGCAGATGATGCGTAAAGGTCGCCAGCGGGCTGAAGCCGGGGGCAGCGTGATCCGTATTTCTGTGGACACCTTTATGGAAGTCTTAGAGTCGAATCCAAACGTGTTTAGGATCTTGCTTCATGAGCGTTCGGGTACCTCTGCGGCATTTAGAGCGGCGGTTGAACGAGAGATTGAGCATTTTATTTCTGAACTTGCCCATTACACCGAAGCGAATGCTAAGCGCAATCCTTTGTTGGCAAGGGCGCAAGCCGAGGCTTTAGTGATCTTAGTATTTAATGCGGGCGCAACGGCACTGGATCTTAAGCGCAGCGAGCGTAAGTTATTGGCCGACCAGTTGGTGTTGCAATTGCGTATGGTGGCAACAGGCGCCGAAGCTTTACAGCACAAGATGGATAGCCGAGGTTAG
- the selD gene encoding selenide, water dikinase SelD, producing MTDTKIKLTEYSHGAGCGCKISPQVLSTILASKLPVFTDKNLLVGNQTHDDAAVYKLNDDTGIISTTDFFMPIVDDPFTFGRIAATNAISDIYAMGGTPIMAIAILGWPVNKLAPEVAQQVVDGGRQACADAGIMLAGGHSIDAPEPIFGLAVTGQIPLSQLKQNSTAKAGDKLYLTKPLGIGILTTAQKQKKLQAEDEHIAVDAMCTLNKIGVDIAKIAGVNALTDVTGFGLAGHLIEVCQGAELSAQIDVDALPLLAKVKQYLALGCVPGGTHRNFDSYSAYLPELNDEQKAILCDPQTSGGLLVCVSEASENSLIQLLESQGITASCIGSLQAVSSDKLVEIIQ from the coding sequence ATGACAGACACAAAAATCAAACTCACAGAATACAGCCATGGCGCAGGTTGCGGCTGTAAAATATCTCCTCAAGTCTTAAGCACTATCTTGGCTTCCAAGCTTCCTGTATTTACCGACAAAAATTTACTTGTGGGTAATCAGACCCATGATGATGCCGCTGTTTATAAACTCAATGACGACACAGGGATTATCAGCACCACCGACTTTTTTATGCCAATAGTCGACGACCCATTTACCTTCGGCCGTATAGCGGCAACCAATGCCATCAGTGATATTTATGCCATGGGCGGTACGCCCATCATGGCCATTGCTATTTTAGGCTGGCCAGTGAATAAATTGGCCCCGGAAGTCGCCCAGCAAGTGGTTGATGGTGGCCGTCAAGCCTGTGCTGATGCGGGCATTATGCTTGCGGGCGGTCACAGCATAGATGCACCAGAGCCTATTTTTGGCTTAGCGGTAACAGGTCAAATTCCACTTTCTCAACTGAAACAGAATAGTACCGCCAAAGCAGGTGATAAGCTCTATCTCACTAAACCTTTAGGAATAGGCATTTTAACTACGGCGCAAAAACAGAAAAAACTGCAAGCAGAAGATGAGCATATTGCTGTTGATGCCATGTGCACTTTAAATAAAATTGGCGTCGATATCGCAAAAATAGCTGGGGTTAATGCCCTTACTGATGTGACAGGTTTTGGCTTAGCGGGACATTTAATCGAAGTGTGCCAAGGGGCTGAACTGAGCGCTCAAATCGATGTCGATGCCCTGCCTTTGTTAGCCAAAGTGAAGCAGTATCTCGCTTTAGGCTGTGTCCCCGGTGGTACCCATAGAAACTTTGACAGTTACAGCGCTTATTTACCAGAGTTGAATGATGAGCAAAAAGCCATTCTATGCGATCCACAAACTAGCGGCGGTTTGTTGGTCTGTGTCTCTGAGGCGTCGGAAAATAGTTTAATCCAGCTTCTTGAGAGTCAAGGCATTACCGCTAGCTGCATAGGTAGCTTACAAGCGGTTAGCTCAGATAAGTTAGTGGAAATTATTCAATGA
- the mnmH gene encoding tRNA 2-selenouridine(34) synthase MnmH, translated as MTRQIIPSSEFASLFLQARPLIDVRAPIEFTKGAFPSAINLPLMKDSEREKVGTCYKQQGQESAIKLGHALVSGTVKEQRIAAWRKAIEANPSSYLYCFRGGLRSQLSQQWIKEAGFDIPYIQGGYKALRTFLIQILESSAALNSMLILSGRTGSGKTDFLQLRDEAVDLEQLANHRGSSFGKNLDPQPSQINFENQLAIAVLQHQTKHHRHLLLEDESFLIGRSALPKAFYNSMQHADIVLLEEDDEQRLQRLLFDYVDNKLASFVSRLGDEAGLKAFGDYLNASLNGIKKRLGGKFLQELLDSVARALAHQISQNDTSLHLDWISQLLTRYYDPMYDYQLSQKQQRVLFKGDHASMHAWLDELRK; from the coding sequence ATGACTCGCCAGATAATTCCAAGTTCAGAATTTGCTAGCCTATTTCTCCAGGCTCGGCCGCTCATCGATGTACGCGCTCCGATAGAATTTACCAAGGGCGCCTTCCCTAGTGCGATTAATTTACCCTTGATGAAAGACAGTGAGCGTGAAAAAGTGGGCACTTGTTATAAGCAGCAGGGTCAAGAGTCAGCGATTAAACTGGGTCATGCCTTAGTTAGTGGCACGGTCAAAGAGCAGCGCATCGCCGCATGGCGTAAGGCAATTGAAGCGAACCCCAGCAGTTATTTATATTGTTTTCGCGGCGGCTTACGCTCTCAGTTAAGCCAGCAATGGATTAAGGAGGCGGGTTTTGACATCCCTTATATACAGGGCGGTTATAAGGCGTTAAGGACATTTTTAATTCAGATCTTAGAGTCCAGCGCTGCACTTAATTCTATGCTCATTCTTAGTGGCAGAACCGGTAGCGGTAAGACTGACTTTCTGCAGCTTAGGGACGAAGCCGTTGACCTAGAGCAATTGGCAAATCACAGAGGATCTAGTTTTGGTAAAAACCTTGACCCACAGCCTAGCCAAATTAACTTTGAAAACCAACTGGCTATCGCAGTGTTGCAGCATCAAACTAAGCATCATAGGCACTTGTTACTTGAAGATGAGAGCTTTTTGATTGGCCGCTCAGCCTTACCTAAAGCCTTTTACAACTCGATGCAACATGCTGACATAGTGTTATTAGAAGAAGATGACGAGCAGCGCTTACAACGTTTATTATTCGATTATGTGGACAACAAACTAGCAAGCTTTGTGAGTCGATTAGGTGACGAAGCGGGTTTAAAGGCCTTTGGTGATTACCTAAATGCTAGCCTCAATGGTATAAAAAAACGCTTAGGTGGCAAATTTCTACAGGAACTATTGGACTCAGTAGCCCGCGCCTTAGCACATCAAATCAGTCAAAATGATACTAGTCTGCACCTAGACTGGATCTCACAGTTGCTCACTCGCTATTACGACCCCATGTATGACTATCAACTATCCCAAAAACAGCAAAGGGTGTTGTTTAAGGGCGACCATGCCAGCATGCATGCTTGGTTAGATGAACTAAGAAAATAA
- the nudE gene encoding ADP compounds hydrolase NudE encodes MTQGPIKPEILHTELIAKSRLFQIEQIHLKFSNGVERQYERMRGSGRGAVMVVPIHQGNMLLAREYAAGTDNYELGFPKGLIDPGETAEQAANRELQEEIGFGSHKLTLLKELSLAPGYFSSKMQVFIAEDLFPSRLEGDEPEPIEVIPWKLTAWQSLLDTADFSESRSVSALFLAQQYLASKL; translated from the coding sequence ATGACTCAGGGGCCAATAAAGCCAGAGATACTGCACACGGAATTAATCGCTAAGAGTCGCTTATTTCAAATCGAGCAGATACACCTTAAATTTTCAAATGGCGTGGAGCGTCAATATGAGCGCATGCGTGGAAGTGGCCGAGGCGCTGTGATGGTGGTTCCCATTCATCAAGGGAACATGCTGCTTGCGAGAGAATATGCCGCAGGGACAGACAATTATGAGCTAGGTTTTCCAAAGGGCTTAATCGATCCTGGTGAAACTGCCGAGCAAGCTGCTAATCGTGAACTGCAAGAAGAGATAGGTTTTGGCAGTCATAAGCTCACTTTACTCAAAGAGCTATCTTTAGCGCCAGGCTATTTTTCCAGTAAGATGCAGGTTTTTATCGCCGAGGATCTTTTTCCAAGCCGTTTAGAAGGCGATGAACCCGAACCTATCGAAGTCATACCTTGGAAGCTGACCGCTTGGCAATCGCTACTCGATACGGCCGATTTCTCCGAATCTCGTAGTGTAAGTGCATTATTTCTTGCTCAGCAATATTTAGCATCTAAGCTGTAA
- a CDS encoding Ig-like domain-containing protein, which translates to MTTADDGTTTLTATRSDGGNLAGVSSGFLDPSVMNGADTYTVTFNVPITISSIQIAEFTNNSTGNHYVLTPNVGTPFSIADNDGALAGSVTTHAPSNWIGVTSLTYSYSASGWRNGLDNLVFTVTAPPSITSANYDASTGVLAVTAPSMTTGDTIDVSKLTLTGRNDATHTLTSSNVTASSSSAFSVTLNAADKLAINGLLNQNGFDAINGTAYNLAAAANWNITKSAPADLTGNSITVSNVSAPTITSATYDSSTHVLTATGTNLVGLPGANNDISVSLLTLTAEGGATYTLTSPDVEATSSSSFFVTLNATDYGVVETIFNKNGTSSTSGTTYNLAAADDWNSEITGGNIADASNAITVSNVSLPSISSATYDASTGVLVVTGSGLVSKTGGTNDIDISKFTLSGDASSYSLTSSSVEITNGSSFSVPLNSTDKNELISRLNKNGTSSNGAVTYNIAAADDWNTGADPALNIADLTGNGITVSNAATIPGAPIIGSATSGDGQASVSFSAPVSNGGAAITAYTVTSSPGGFTATGTASPLTVTGLTNGTAYSFNVTATNLVGESSASSASNSVTPMGSQTITFANPGAQNFGTTPTLTATSSSGLVPVFTSSTAGVCSITSGGALTLVTAGTCTINANQGGNSAYLPAAQVSQSFTVNAVVASSPTIGTATAGDASASVSFSAPASNGGVAITAYTVTSSPGGLTATGAASPLTVTGLSNGTAYSFSVTATNSAGVSAASAASNSVTPQSANSAPVATNASVSLDEDTSLSISFTATDAEDDVLSFEVVTPPTSGKLVKHGSVWLYTPDADFNGDDSVRFIAKDAELSSTPGVVSIKVNPVNDEPKAVDDSISQSLSTDNSYTLAVLDNDTDVDGDTLTIDGAAADVGSVQIVSSQLKYQAPTGFVGPVALRYSISDGHKGRSNAKVQLLITGENSAGAPVITVPADITANATGLFTKLKLGVATAVDASGKKLAVSLVNTKQLFAPGEHVAYWQATDSQGRSAIKSQKVTVKPLISISRNQVVSEGSEAKVSVFLNGPSPQYPVSVPYTVSGSSDGNDHDLVDGVVEITSGLSASFSVNVFDDGVTEADEELVISLDSGLNLSGQRETRLLITEANIAPQASIVVTQSNEQRTQVSKAEGKVYIKAKSRDVNPQDSLTEVWSTGALVLDTDADGSYFDPSTLDAGSYPISLVVTDDGTPQLSTKVQLTLLVKDSLPVLTGADSDGDLIPDNQEGFADTDGDGIADYLDAINECNVLQEQASSQQTFLAESQSGVCLRLGNTAQLNGSQGIQVPDSALIKDTLADNLGGLFDFELTAIPRLGASVAVVIPQARPVPTNAVYRKFVRGNWQDFVLNTNNSVMSSAGNSGYCPPPGAAQWQPGLTEGHWCVQLSIEDGGPNDDDGIANGTIVDPGGVAVMLNNNSLPVAVADAVIVPVNQSTEVDVLANDTDADGDTLTVRQVSSQFGTAVVLDNQQISYTPAADFIGTDVLVYSISDGKGGTASSELTVTVVANRAPVAVDDMASTDDKTVLILNVLANDSDPDNQALSIIAASAEQGSVMIENNQLRYTPKTGFEGIDTVSYRISDGLDGEATANVMVSVKAYKAQVVDNQSGGSLGWAWVAALLMALMLRVSNRLNLRLKGKLLLAGLLSMAGVMQVQAAPSPWYLDASLSVSETDKTQMELQQEVTAGTISGFDNSDTGVGLSLGYQVTPLLAFELGYLDLGEGSAQISGESLDAGQYHELMKLVSPVLPQGVTVGARFTLMEHQGWRFSVPVGVFIWESELHSDSQGQRLTTKLDDTDWYAGMRFDYALAQHWSMGLGINYYALAPNDVLSYQLSVRYQF; encoded by the coding sequence ATGACAACAGCAGATGATGGTACTACGACTTTGACGGCCACACGTTCTGATGGCGGTAATCTCGCTGGTGTATCATCAGGATTTTTAGACCCCAGTGTCATGAACGGAGCTGATACTTATACAGTGACATTCAATGTTCCAATCACCATATCTTCGATTCAAATAGCAGAGTTTACTAATAACTCAACAGGCAACCATTATGTGCTGACGCCCAATGTTGGCACACCTTTTAGCATTGCAGATAACGACGGCGCGCTGGCGGGCAGTGTTACCACACATGCACCCTCTAATTGGATTGGAGTAACATCGTTAACCTACTCTTACTCGGCCTCGGGTTGGCGAAATGGCCTTGATAACTTAGTGTTCACTGTTACCGCCCCACCAAGTATTACCAGTGCCAATTACGATGCCAGCACTGGGGTGTTAGCGGTCACAGCACCTAGCATGACTACGGGTGACACCATAGATGTGAGTAAACTGACGTTAACTGGTCGCAATGACGCCACTCATACCCTTACTAGCTCCAATGTGACAGCCAGCAGCTCAAGCGCTTTTTCTGTCACGTTAAATGCTGCCGATAAACTGGCAATTAACGGTCTATTAAATCAAAACGGTTTTGATGCGATTAACGGTACCGCCTATAACTTGGCCGCTGCTGCTAATTGGAATATCACAAAATCAGCACCAGCAGATTTAACAGGCAATAGCATCACTGTGAGTAATGTGAGTGCGCCCACCATTACCTCTGCCACTTACGATAGCAGCACCCACGTACTCACCGCCACAGGTACCAATTTGGTTGGTCTTCCCGGTGCCAACAATGACATTAGCGTTAGTCTATTAACTCTTACGGCAGAAGGTGGCGCGACCTATACTTTGACGTCTCCAGATGTCGAAGCTACCAGCTCGAGCTCATTTTTCGTTACCCTAAATGCCACTGACTATGGCGTGGTTGAGACCATTTTCAATAAAAATGGCACCAGCTCGACTAGTGGCACGACTTACAATTTAGCCGCAGCCGATGACTGGAACAGTGAGATCACTGGCGGTAACATTGCAGATGCCTCTAATGCTATTACAGTATCGAATGTTTCTTTGCCTTCCATTAGCAGTGCAACTTATGATGCCAGTACTGGAGTGTTAGTGGTCACTGGTAGCGGACTTGTGTCTAAAACTGGCGGAACAAATGATATCGATATCTCCAAATTCACCCTCAGTGGTGATGCGAGCAGTTATAGCTTAACGTCAAGCAGCGTTGAAATTACCAATGGCAGTAGTTTTTCAGTGCCCCTTAATAGTACTGATAAAAACGAGCTGATCAGTCGCCTCAATAAAAATGGCACCAGCTCAAATGGTGCCGTGACTTATAATATTGCTGCGGCAGATGATTGGAATACAGGCGCGGATCCTGCGCTTAATATTGCGGATTTGACTGGTAACGGCATCACTGTAAGCAATGCCGCTACAATACCAGGTGCACCAATAATTGGTTCAGCCACTTCTGGCGATGGGCAAGCGAGTGTTAGTTTCAGCGCACCCGTTAGCAATGGCGGAGCAGCAATTACGGCTTATACCGTCACTTCAAGCCCTGGCGGTTTCACGGCCACAGGTACGGCTTCACCACTCACAGTGACAGGTCTAACTAATGGTACTGCCTACAGCTTTAACGTAACAGCCACAAATTTAGTTGGGGAAAGCTCAGCCTCTAGTGCATCTAATAGCGTTACGCCCATGGGTTCGCAAACAATAACCTTCGCTAATCCTGGTGCGCAAAACTTTGGTACTACTCCAACACTAACGGCAACTTCAAGTTCAGGTTTAGTGCCTGTGTTTACCTCATCGACTGCTGGTGTGTGTAGCATCACCAGTGGCGGTGCCTTGACTTTAGTGACTGCGGGCACTTGTACTATTAATGCGAATCAAGGGGGTAATAGTGCCTACCTACCGGCAGCTCAAGTGAGTCAGAGTTTCACTGTTAATGCCGTGGTGGCAAGTTCCCCTACAATCGGCACAGCAACCGCAGGTGATGCTTCGGCTAGCGTGAGTTTCAGCGCGCCTGCTAGCAATGGCGGCGTAGCGATTACGGCTTATACCGTTACCTCAAGCCCTGGTGGACTCACTGCGACGGGCGCAGCATCGCCTCTTACAGTGACAGGTCTAAGTAACGGCACGGCTTACAGCTTTAGTGTCACGGCCACCAATTCAGCCGGTGTCAGTGCCGCCTCTGCTGCATCTAACAGCGTGACCCCACAGAGTGCTAACAGCGCGCCAGTGGCGACTAATGCCAGCGTGAGTTTGGATGAAGATACTTCCTTATCCATAAGCTTTACTGCCACGGATGCAGAAGATGATGTACTTAGTTTTGAAGTGGTAACCCCGCCGACATCGGGCAAGTTAGTTAAGCACGGTTCTGTGTGGTTATACACCCCAGATGCGGACTTTAACGGTGATGACAGTGTGCGCTTTATTGCCAAAGATGCCGAGCTAAGTTCTACCCCTGGCGTGGTGAGCATCAAGGTCAATCCGGTTAACGATGAACCCAAGGCCGTGGATGACAGCATCAGCCAGAGCCTGTCCACGGACAACAGCTATACCTTAGCCGTATTGGACAATGACACCGACGTCGATGGTGATACCTTGACTATCGATGGCGCGGCGGCCGATGTGGGCAGCGTGCAAATCGTTAGCTCACAGCTTAAATACCAAGCGCCAACGGGGTTTGTTGGCCCAGTGGCACTGCGTTATAGCATTTCCGATGGCCATAAGGGTCGCAGTAATGCCAAGGTGCAATTGCTTATTACCGGTGAAAACTCAGCTGGTGCCCCTGTGATTACCGTGCCTGCAGACATTACTGCGAATGCGACAGGCTTGTTCACTAAGCTTAAGCTTGGCGTCGCGACAGCGGTGGATGCCTCAGGCAAGAAGCTTGCGGTATCTTTGGTGAACACTAAGCAACTGTTTGCACCGGGTGAGCATGTCGCCTATTGGCAAGCCACAGACAGTCAAGGTCGCAGCGCGATTAAGTCACAAAAAGTGACGGTAAAACCGCTGATATCCATTAGCCGCAATCAAGTGGTCAGTGAAGGCAGTGAAGCTAAGGTAAGCGTGTTCTTAAACGGCCCATCACCTCAGTACCCTGTGAGCGTACCTTATACCGTGTCTGGCAGCAGTGACGGCAATGACCATGACTTAGTCGATGGTGTGGTGGAGATAACCTCAGGTTTATCTGCAAGCTTTAGCGTTAATGTGTTCGATGATGGGGTCACGGAAGCGGATGAAGAGTTAGTTATCAGCTTAGACTCAGGCCTGAACCTCAGTGGTCAACGTGAGACGCGGTTATTAATTACTGAAGCGAATATTGCGCCTCAGGCGAGCATAGTGGTGACCCAGTCGAATGAACAGCGCACTCAAGTGAGCAAAGCGGAAGGCAAGGTGTACATCAAGGCGAAAAGCCGCGATGTGAACCCGCAAGATAGCCTCACTGAGGTCTGGTCCACAGGCGCACTGGTGTTAGACACAGATGCCGATGGCAGCTACTTTGACCCAAGCACGCTCGATGCAGGCAGTTACCCCATTAGCTTAGTGGTGACTGACGATGGTACGCCGCAGTTATCCACCAAGGTGCAGTTAACCTTGTTGGTAAAAGACAGCCTACCTGTGTTGACTGGCGCGGATAGCGATGGCGATTTAATTCCTGATAACCAAGAAGGCTTTGCCGACACAGACGGTGATGGCATTGCGGATTATTTGGATGCGATTAACGAGTGTAACGTGCTGCAAGAGCAGGCTAGTTCGCAACAAACTTTCCTAGCTGAAAGCCAGTCTGGGGTGTGTTTACGCTTAGGTAATACGGCGCAGCTTAATGGTAGCCAAGGCATTCAAGTGCCAGACAGTGCCCTCATTAAGGATACGCTAGCGGATAACCTGGGTGGTCTGTTCGATTTTGAACTTACTGCTATCCCTAGATTGGGTGCCAGTGTTGCGGTTGTTATTCCTCAAGCGCGGCCCGTGCCTACCAATGCCGTGTATCGCAAGTTTGTGCGCGGTAACTGGCAGGACTTTGTGTTAAATACCAACAATTCAGTGATGTCGAGTGCGGGTAATTCGGGTTATTGCCCACCGCCTGGCGCTGCACAGTGGCAACCGGGATTAACCGAAGGTCACTGGTGTGTGCAGTTAAGCATAGAAGATGGCGGTCCTAACGATGATGACGGTATTGCCAATGGCACTATTGTTGACCCGGGCGGGGTGGCTGTGATGCTTAATAACAACAGTTTACCAGTGGCGGTTGCCGATGCGGTGATAGTACCTGTGAACCAGAGCACTGAGGTTGATGTGCTGGCGAACGATACCGACGCAGACGGTGATACCCTAACTGTTCGTCAAGTGAGCAGCCAGTTTGGCACGGCAGTGGTGCTGGATAACCAGCAGATAAGCTATACCCCTGCGGCTGATTTTATCGGCACCGATGTGTTGGTATACAGTATCAGCGATGGCAAGGGTGGCACCGCCAGCAGTGAACTCACGGTAACCGTGGTGGCCAACCGTGCCCCCGTCGCCGTGGATGACATGGCGAGCACCGATGATAAGACGGTATTAATACTGAATGTCCTCGCTAACGACAGCGACCCAGACAACCAGGCATTAAGCATTATTGCGGCCAGTGCCGAGCAAGGGAGTGTGATGATAGAAAACAACCAACTGCGTTATACCCCTAAAACGGGTTTTGAAGGCATAGACACAGTGAGCTACCGCATCAGCGATGGTTTGGACGGTGAAGCGACGGCCAATGTGATGGTCAGCGTGAAAGCGTACAAAGCTCAAGTGGTGGATAACCAATCTGGTGGTAGCCTAGGCTGGGCTTGGGTAGCGGCACTGCTAATGGCGCTGATGTTACGCGTTAGCAATAGGCTTAACCTAAGACTTAAGGGCAAGCTGTTGCTGGCTGGGCTCCTTTCCATGGCGGGTGTCATGCAGGTCCAAGCGGCGCCGAGCCCTTGGTATCTGGACGCGAGCTTAAGTGTGAGCGAGACAGATAAAACCCAAATGGAGCTGCAGCAAGAAGTCACGGCAGGGACAATCAGCGGTTTTGATAACTCAGACACAGGCGTGGGCTTAAGTCTGGGCTATCAAGTGACGCCACTGCTGGCATTTGAGCTTGGCTACCTGGATTTAGGTGAAGGCTCGGCGCAAATCAGTGGCGAAAGCTTAGATGCGGGTCAATACCATGAGCTGATGAAGTTGGTGTCACCTGTGTTACCACAAGGGGTGACTGTGGGTGCAAGGTTTACCTTAATGGAACATCAAGGCTGGCGCTTCTCAGTGCCAGTTGGGGTGTTTATCTGGGAGTCTGAGTTACACAGTGACTCACAGGGTCAGCGCCTGACCACTAAACTCGATGACACAGATTGGTACGCTGGCATGCGCTTTGACTATGCCTTGGCTCAGCACTGGTCTATGGGGCTGGGGATTAACTACTATGCCTTGGCGCCAAATGATGTGTTAAGTTACCAGCTCAGTGTGCGTTACCAGTTCTAA